In Podarcis raffonei isolate rPodRaf1 chromosome 8, rPodRaf1.pri, whole genome shotgun sequence, the genomic window aaatttcagaccctccaagtgtccctattctccacggatatccctgatttagagaagccatcccagtttcttatttgatcccggaatgtcccgcttttccttaggatgtctctattttcattggagaaatgttggagggtatggagttatctgactcctgagccatctgaaggcagtcctgtataagttaggtattcttaaaaaaaaagtttaatgttttattatgtttttatatatgttggaagctgcctagagtggctggggcaacccagtaagacgtggagggtataaatagtatcattatcattatggaatgggatgtccctattttcatcacagaaatgttggagggtatgaaaattTTCGCTGTTGGTTTTTCTATGGACCAGCAACTCCACTTTTCAGTTTACAAATTCTGAGAAAAAACCTGTCTCTATTAATTAAAGCACTAAAGCACTAAAGCACGAGATTCATCTGTAAGATAGTAATTAATCTGTTCATGTTgtgaaatgaagtggaaatatacaaaaaaccccacattattTTAGGGTTTGTTTCATTTCGAAaggtaaatttttattttatggtttattattgtttatattttgaatcagGCACTTATGGAAGCAACAAAATCTTTGAAGTGCTTAGGggtctctaaaggtcttaatctggccTTGCTCCTGCCCAAGGCACTGCTTGCCCTCTCCATCCTGGCCCAGTCTGCCCAGATGGAGATATTGCTCCTTCTTCTTGCCCTTATCACTGCTTGCAAGTTCAAAGAGGGTTGCTGAACAGGCAGTGATATGAGGAACAGGAGCTGCAGTGGTGGGGCCCCTGGCCGCTGCCCAACAGTGCCAACCCCTGGCCAACCCTGAATGCGCACAAGGAAGGGAGAATGGAGaagtttcctctttcctccctttcccACCTGTTTGGTTAAGCATGTTGCAGAGGCTATATCAGTAAATTCCTGGGCATTCTCCACCCCTTGACAGCATGACTTATCACCCACACTGATGCTCTGTCTCGCTTGCTGGGTCAGCAAGGCAGGACTCTTCTCACTCTGTGGTGAAGCAGGGCAGGTTTTCTTCACATGATCAGGgacattttctcttttctgtcttGTTACTTCATATGTTCCAGGAGTCAGGCTCCTTAGCAGAGCCTGAGACAAGGGAGCCCAGGCCAGTACATTGTGCTTTCTGAGGCATGCTGCAAATGTGTGTGGTTGTGTGCATTTCCTTTGGGCTCCTATGAGCCTCTAGTCCAGAGGTCACCAAGATGCTGTCTGTGGGTGCCATTGTACCTGCCAGTACTGCTTCCCGCTGGGACTCTGGTCCTTTGACAGTTGCACAGTAGgtagaaattcaacaagtgaagcCTGCAGGGGAAagccgccttcttcttcttcttcttcttcttcttcttcttcttcttcttcttcttcttcttcttcttcctcctcctcttcttcttcttcttcttcttcttcttcttcttcttcttcttcttcttcttctaaaaccaTGTTCCTGTGCCGTTAAGAGGCAGAGGAACTGTGGCAGAGAACACGGCAGCTGCTGTCATCATGGACAAATGGCTCTCGGCTCCCCAAAGGTTTCTCAACTCTGCTACTGCTTTTGTTTTTCCTGGGCCAAGAGTGACACAGAGgcaacctcccccctccctgtgtGGGCTAATGAAATGCAGAGCATCTCCTTGGCAGCCTTCACTCCATAATAACAGCTCATTCCCCACCTTCCAGGCACAGGGCTGCAGCAATCGACATTCAGAGGGGAGAGGACAGGCTGAGAGCTGAAGGGTGAGTGTTTGGTCTTGACTTTCTTAAAGGCTTGTGGCATGGGGGAGAAAACCTGAGAATTCTCATTTACTGGTCGTCACCAACatttatttgtattctgcctttctGCGGTAACCTATGCCAGGATATTTCTGAATACCACATGCTGGGGACAAGAGTGTTGTATAGGTCACCTCTGTCCTGCCTGTGAGCCTCCAGAGGTGTTTGGTTGGGTTGCTGTGgtgaacagcatgctggaccTTCTCCTACACATTGGACCTCATGTTCTTGCTTTGTTTCAGCCAAGATAAGGGAGAAGACGGCAGTAAAGAAGACTCTCAGTCAAGAAGAATGGAGAGCACAACTGCACTGACAAACCTTCCCATTAATAATTCTTATCCAGACCCCTCAGATCTTCACTATGAATATGAATACGACGAGGAAGCATATATGTATGAAAAAACCTTGCAAAAAAGGTTGAACATTGTCGCTATGATAATTTACAGCCTTGCCTTCCTGTTAGGGGTCATTGGTAATGGGCTGGTTATATTCATTACTGGCTTCCGTATGAAGAGAACAGTCAACACTGTCTGGTTCCTCAACTTGGCCATTGCTGACTTTGCCTTCACTTTCTTCCTTCCCCTGAGCATTGTCTACCTAGCCCTGGACTTTCATTGGCCCTTTGGCCTGGCAATATGCAAGTTGAACTCTACCCTTGCCTTCCTCAACCTCTATGCCAGTGTCTACCTCCTCACAATCATCAGCATCGACCGGTTCGTTTCTGTCTTCTGGCCTGTGTGGGCTCAGAATCATCGGACACCCAGGCTGGCTTCCTTTGTGGCCTTGGGTGTTTGGATCTTGGCACTGGTGCTGTGTTCTCCAAACCTCTATTTCAGGGATACAGCCCAACATCACAATGATCCAAAAAAGACCAACTGCTACAGCAAATATGGTAGCCCTCAGCAGCATAATGCAATGATCGCCAGCCGGTTCATCTTCGGCTTCTTCATCCCCTTCAACATCATCATCGTTTGCTACGGGGCGATTGTTCTGAAGCTGAGGAGGAACCAGCTAACAGAATCAAACAAGCCCTTCAAGGTCATCACAGCAGTGATTGTGGCCTTCTTTGTCTGTTGGCTTCCCTATCATATCTTCTCTTTCATTGAGCTGAAAGCACGAGAAGATGTAGACCTGCTTTTGGTGTTGATCATCGGCGTTCCGCTGACAACCAGCTTGGCTTTCGTCAACAGCTGCCTCAACCCCATCTTGTATGCCTTCATGGGGCATGATTTCAAGGAGAGGCTGAGATACTCACTCTTCTCTGCATTTGAGAGTGCCTTTGCTGAGGACAGCAGCCAGAGCTTGGTGACCAACAAGACCAGATCTTCAGTAGAGTTAGATTCCCAGGGTATATGAAACCTTCTGCTTCCAAACCCCACCCTCCAGGGCAAGCCTGTGTAATGCATCCATTCAGAATCtagtgctggctggagctggggaagttgtagtccaaatcatctggaagcaaccagctgggtgaaggcagagctaCAGTATGTgcatacatttccccccttccagctggaactcactggaactcagttctggcacctctcagatgggcaccattgccattataagagaacaaggaaggctttcatggtgagttcctgcacctctttttctagacaaATAGCAGTGTAAGTGCATATATCATTCTTTTGTGACCTGTTTCATGCTATGCTATGTGGATTTTTATTCtacttttttaaaattgataTTGCTCTCTTTGTAAAAGCTTTATGGACAGCCATTTAACAAAACAAGACCTTCTTAACTCTGCATTGACCTTGTATCCCTGTATCTAAATAAAAgtatttgctttgttgttgttgttggttttgaatTTGCTTTGTATGCTGCCACCCCAAAAGGCAGTCCTTGGGGGTCCTAGTTTTCAAACATTCCCCCTTCAGCGGATCCGTATCAACCCACGGTGGAGCAAATGGGGATATaaaaaagcagggatggggaacctgtggccttccagatgttgtggttgtttggttgtttagtcatgtccgactctttgtgaccccatggaccagagcacgccaggcactcttgtcttccactgcctcccgcagtttggtcaaactcatgctggtagcttcgagaacactgcccaaccatctcgtcctctgtcgtccccttctccttgtgccctccatctttcccaacatcagggtcttttccagggagtcttctcttctcatgaggtggccaaagtattggagcctcagcttcaggatctgtccttccagcgagcaccttccagatgttactgagctacaatgcccatcacccttgaccagtGGCTTTGCTgccttgggactgatgggagtcagagtccaggAACATCGTCAGAACCCTGAAACTCAAAGATCAATTCTCTTGAGGGGAAAGGAGGTGGCATTGAGTTgatgagggaaagagggaggcgaATGAAGgttaagaagggggggggaggaatccatgAAGCCACCCCCACTGGTGTTAACGCCTTGGAGCCTTTCCCATGCTCCCCTGGAGCATGTTTGCATTGTAGGTGCATGGAGGTGGAAAAGTTGGATCAGGCCCACTAGCCCGACACCAACTTCCACCTGCTCATCTGAATGTCTGAACAAAGCCTGGCAGCCCACAACTGCATGCACATAGACTTTGGGAACTTAGGAAAAGCAGGCTAGTTTCCCAGGGCCCCCAACTGCTCTGGTAGGCATTCACATGAGCTCATGACATCCAGGAGTGGGATCCCACTGTGCCCTCTATATTTCCCCATCCACATGGGGATGCATGTACAGATGGATGGAAGGACCTGCCAGTTTCAAGTTCTAAGAGTGCCTTGGGACATTTTACACTCAGCATCTTATGGCTCCTGCCTCTGAGTTTGCAGCAGCAATAAGTTCATAGGGACTTCTCAAAGTCTAAACCAGAAAGGGGGAAACACTGTGAATCTGAGGGCCAAATTCCACTATGGGCAACCTTCGGGGGGGGGCATATGCCAGTggggggtggggccagaggcaaaaatcagGTGGAGCAATGGACGTGCATTTCAGCTACACAAAAGTTTTTCTACACCCACCGACCTTTCCAACCTCCACCCAGGGAAGCAATATTGAAGTTCAATGACCGTTAACCCAGGTAAAAGCATGCAGCCGGGGGAGCACAGTGGCGGAGCACTGATGTCACCGTGCCAAGGGTCCATTGATGGATGTTGCTGTCTCCATCATGAAGATTCTGGGCTCTGATCTCAGTTCCATGTGTCTGCCATTCAATCTCTCTGACCAGCAGCTCAATGGCGCTGGAGCAAAGGACAAGGGCCACAGGGACACAGGGCATCCGGTGACAGAGGCATAGTAGAAATCAAGTTAGAACTTTTGTCTGCCAGGAAGATGGATTTCAGGGGTCATCAACAGCTCAGggtcaggcagtgctttttttctggggggacgcagaggtAGACGTACCCATAAGCACTTTGTGAATCTTAGTTTAGCCTcattgaggggtagtatttcaatataagcaggaaaatgagaacactcctaaacatttttttaaagaaaaaacaacactggGCTCAGGAAACCACAGGAcctaatgtggccctcaggccccTCTACCCGGCCCTTGGGACTCATCCTGGACACATTCCTCCTTGGCCTCACTGTCCaccttccttgaatgtttttttgcctggctggaatgtgcccttaaaCTCTGATGGTGCCTCTTGCTTGGCTGAAGGATGGAGAGGAACATGTGAATGTCTGTGCGAAATGGTGTGCTGTACAAAGGCAACATTTGTATTCATTGCTATGTCCACCACTGAGATGTGGCCCCAGAGGTTGCAtgagagggaatgtggccctcaggctgctgTAGCCCTTTGCTGCTTCACCCAGATAGCAGAGGTGGAacagccagggccggatttaggttttatgtggccctaagccactgaaggtaatggagccctttatatgtccagctgtcctttgtcaacaacaaattgatgctgttttttgtgttgaatatatgctatatggtaatatatggacctaataataataatttaatcataggtatctaaagacatttgcacataacaaaatatgtattttatcaaagttattgatttagaaatgagcaaaccagtgatatctCAGGGAGCAGGTTAGCAGACGGGGCCCATttcttacatcacaggagcctacaaaacacaaaacactgttgctgtatgtaggttttattttatttgttttttatcttatattttggaaatgtacatccagttttttcccctttaaatttttttggggcccccaagaaagtgaggccctaagctgtagcttgtttagcttatacgtaaatccagcactgggaacAGCATGTGTAAAAGACATTCATGGATTAATTACTAATATTTATATTGTGCCTTTCCACACTTAATGCTCAAGACGGCTGACAACTGCAGAAGCACACATAAAGGCATATAACATGAATATTGCAagaaggaaataaggatttgtttttaaaaggcagcaaaTGATAACTAAAAGCCAGTTGCAGCAGagtcaaaacagaataaaacaagcTAACCTCACAAGTGGAAGAATTGCCAGGAACTCAAAGTTTGGTGGCTGGCTGAGAGGGTGCCATGCGAGGGAGTTCCCAAATCTGGGTACAACTCGCCAAAAAGGCCCTTTCTGGAGTCTAACGGAGATCTTTGTCAAGTTGCACAGGGCTTTTCCACCTGAAAATGACAACACTCTGGGAGTcaatcatgggcgtagccaggatttttgttgcggGGGAATGACTTTTGTTAGTGGGGGCAGAACTGATGTgcttggtcagttagttaagtatttctatacGCCCATGGAGTCTATCACAAATTTGCAATTTCAAATTGTGCAATCAACAACCCCCTAtccccaaaagatcagactttttgtaATAAGGAAAGTGCTGGGGAGGCAGACTGCAAAGTGTGTGGGGTAACACTTGCCTTGACACAACGTCATTTCACCTTTCGCAAACAAATGAGAATGAATGCTTATTCTGTAGCCAATGTTGTCATATCTTCctgcaagcagatcaggatgaatgctcaagaaagcctctcctccttccggaggggagggattgtgagCGGGAGACGATTCCCGTGTCACGCAGGGGGCGTCCTGCCCCCTGCTCTGTCGTCGTCCCTGGCACGCTACGCCTCCCAGTTGGGCACCCAATCGGGTGCCATCGTGGGGGGCGTGGTTTAGCCGCTCAAATGCGGCCGCGCCAGCTCTCCCCGCCATTGCACTCCTGATTTTCCTTGAGTcacccaccactccctttagGGTGTAGCttctcgcttgaccttgctatggacccatggttggtcgccctggttgcacagggggcctggtaggagttttttccaactggcaaattggcaccggcctcttggttttttccgcctacctcgtagcaatcatcacaactttaccggtatttggcggttaggcattggaatgtgttgttggtgtatggaagggggcaaggtgtggccatcgcctaccccttcacttatgggtattccgttaaaggaatccggcggttgtgaatcctgtccgatgccctgtgggcggggggccatggcacgaccctcagtgATATCAgaggagagcttatagttgtattttcatcaacaggctccccctactggtggttaacccctcatcagactcacccctctcagagtgggtggagtcaaatttcctgtggtccaatgcctaagccaataccttctcacatgctgtaatcaataaagttgtggcctttttcttgcccattaacctaatatactgtgtccacgtgtctttattccccaagcggggatcgggtccttgaatcacaaacAGGTCTTCTGGAAGCAACCCTTTCCCTAATTTGTTTAGTTTGCAAAACCAGGCAGAAGTTTTTTTGGTGGGCGGGTGGGTAAGGAACATGGACTACACATAAACTTGCGAAAAAGAAGTCTCAAACCATGTTGGACTCCACTCCTGAAGTGGAGCTGGAGGTTCTGTTGGTGGGGAAAGAAGGTGTGAAGGCCCACTTGTCGTTGACCGCTCCTTTAAAGGCCAGGAAGAGGGATCGGCGGCTGGTCTTTTTGTAGTCGGACCCGACAAAGACATACAGAATGGGATTGAGGCAGCTGTTGAGGCAGACCAGGCCCTCAGCCAGTGGGGTGCCAATATCTAGGGTGGTTTGCATTTGAAGGCTATTGTCTTCCAGTGTTTCGAGAATAGAGAAGAGGTGGtgggggaaccagcagaagaagaATGCCATAACCACTGCCACTATGATCTTGAAGGATCGGCCAAATTGGCCAAAGATCTTCCCCCTTAGCTTGATCATGATGGCGCAGTAGCAGGCCAGAATGATGCCGAAGGGGATTAGGAAGCCGAGTGTGAATTCAGCAAGCACCATGAGACGGTGTGTCCTTAGGCTGCCCTCATCCTGCAAATGGAAGCTGTAGATGCAATGTATAGTGCCATCCATGAGCTCTTCCGTGTTGCGGAAGCTGAAGTACGGGATGCTGAGAGCCAAGGCTGCTACCCAGATGAACACAGCCACCAGGGAAGCAAGCTGGAGACTGCGGTGGTTCAAGGCCCAAACCGGGTGGACCACAGCAGCGTAGCGGTCAGCACTGATGGCTGTTAAGAAGAAGACGCTGGCAAACATGTTCAAGAGGGGAACCACGGTGTTGAGTTTGCACATCAGCCTCCCCAGAGTCCAGTGATAACCCAGAGACACGTAAGCTATCTCGGTGGAGAGGCAAAGGGCGAAGATGAAATCGGCCACAGCCAAGTTGAGATACCAGATGGTGGTAACCGTCTTCTTCATGTGGAAACCGGTGAGGAAGATAACAAGGCCGTTGCCTGTGGCCCCCAAGAGCAAGGTGATGGTGTAGATTGTCAAGGAAAACATTCTCATTGCTGGCAAAATGTGGGTATTATCAGAGGGAGGGTCTAGGAGCCATTCTTCTGTCCAGTTGTAGTCAAACACATCACTGTTGGTGGGTGGTGGAAAGTCTGTGTCATTGTCAGGTTGGAAGAAGGGGAGAAGATCCATCCCTTCGCAGGTTCACTTAccacttctctctttctctctctctatttggcctgaaagaaaacaaaacgcCCACACAAATGCCATATCGGTATCACAGAACTGGAATGAATaggcaagggtgtgtgtgcagaTTTCAAACTGGTGTCAGATTTTCATGGAGAAATCCCAGTTCCCAGGTCCATATTTTGAATCTGAGGTGTGAAACTTGACATTCGACTTAATTTCTGAGTTAAGTTTGGAGAATGGTTGGAAGGGAGGTGGGGGAACCTAGCAGAAATTTTTGGCACAGCGTTGCCCACAATATTATTCCTTTAaaccagtgcttcccaaacttgggtctccagctgttttgggactacaactcccatcacccctagctttcaggaccagtggtcaaggatgatgggaactgtagtccaaagaaagaaaagaaaagctggagacccaagtttgggaaacactgatttaaacTGATAGGTGGATAGCTGATAGTCTCATCCCCAAGAAACCTGGAGCAACAGGCACACAAGTTCCCCAAGTCACACGCTTCCAGAAGATGTTGTGATGGCCATGGctagacaatttcatggaggagaaaactatcagtggctactagccataattcCTATGTTCTCCCATGACCATCATAGTAAGATAGTAAGATGCCTTCATCCTTCGtcctaaggtcccaggacaggttacagcaataaaacacaatgctaaaaacagtttaaagcaacttacaatcacaggttgttattgttatttatcaaAAGGGAGATTCACAGAGGCCAAGATGGCCTAGAACAATTCCATGTCATTTCTACAGGGACTTATAGAGGTCCCATCCAGACTAGTATACACTGATTGGCAACAgctttctgggatttcagacaaggaATCTCTTCCAGTCCTACCCGGAGAAGTCAGGGATTGAAGCTAGGACCTCCTGCGTGATGAAGGCAGTATATTTCTGAAAGCCAGTCACTGGAAATTGCACTCAAGCCCTGCATCccggcttcccatgggcatctgggttGCTCTTGTGACAAACTGGTGGACTATCTGACCCATTTACTAGATTCTTATGTTAAATCTGGCCTGGGAAACCAGGCTTGGGCTTAGATCTAGCTACTACCCTCTGCTATGCATCCACATTTGGAGTACCAAAACACCTTATATTggcctttccctccctttccatCCTTTCCCATAACCTTGGATCTCATACCTTAGACATTGGGTGGTCTTTGTTACTCACCTGTTGGCTGTTCTCTCCAGCTTTCTGAAGTCTTCTTCGGCAGCCCTCTTCTCTTTTGCTCTCCCCTCCATGCAAAATGCACCAAGTCCCCAACCGTCTTTCTTATCACGATCATCACCGGCTGTCTCCTTCTCTGCCATCTTTCTGAAACATCTGCCACCACAATCAGGGCCATCAGTGTAGAGAGGAGGCacgcagacatgttttctctggaGTAGAGATGTCAGGGTAGGACTTTGGAGGCAGGTACCcacacagggatggggaagaagtttgattcagtttgcatttctaacaagcctccctaatttgcactttctgaaagaaCCCAAgtaccaaaacacagccaccctttgaaattcacatgcctccaaattttgcaatgcagggcTCCAGTCAAGTAATTTGCCCCCAAAacacatatactagggtaaagcgAATATAGATAGCACAtgccagtgaaaataacatgaaaaaattttaaaaatttttttgggggtgccaTTCTGCTagaatgtgtacattaggcaaaaacGCATATAAAAGTGCattttagaagaaattcacactaaaatgctggtgaattttcacaaggttttttaaaatatatatataaaacaccacagtgtgcatataaatgcacataTCGACAAAACTGCATTTTCAtaagtacttaaaaaaaataaatcacaaactgatatggaaatgtggaggactTGAAAgcaaagattggaaaaataagaaacccaTACTCACTCAGATACCACATTTTGATTGCCTGTcgtagaatcatagttggaagggaccccaaggtgcatctagtccaaccccctgaaatgcaggaatatgcagatggCCCATATTGGGATCAAACCAGTgactttggcattatcagcaccacactctaaccaactgagctaacaagTGCTTTCTCTGTCAGCATGGAGCTAAATGAACCAATGATATAACCCaatataagggagcttcctattcTTTTGTGTGATTGCAACTAACTGGCAAACTGTTGAGTGGCAAAAGAGGGCaagggaaaacaagaacaaaaataaacaGAGGGTCTTTTTCATTGTGGCTCTCTGTTTGCGTGTCAAGACCCTGAGACCACCCCCTCGTTAATGaataagacacaaagacacagatattaggttaatgttattgggcaaatttaggccacaactttattggttacagaagtgagcggtattggcttagacattggaattgacctgactatatctgactcctgcccatcatgCAGGGAGTCCAGTAAGGGTCAACCACTGGTAGGGGGAGACCCGTCGATGCAAACCAACTCGAACTCCCCCTGGGTTCCTGaaggggtcgtggcatggccctagcccagccCCAGAAttcagacaagatccacacccccggattcctttaacggaatacccttaagcttggaggagcaggtgatggccacacctcccctcccctatcataagatcaaccaatgcctaaccgccaaaccttacaaagttgtgatgattgctacgaggtaggcgaaaaccaaatggccccatgccaatttgccaagtggaaaaattcctaccaggcccttcAATGGCggccaaccaaggtccatagcaaggccaaatttGAAACCTGAAAATAGagagggagggcgggagatcgAGGAAGTTAGCCAAGAGGAAGCTCTCTGGCTCGCatctcagtttatttatttatttttataaaatttttattaagatttttgcaTTACAAAAtagagaggggaaaaaaagaaaaaatacaaaataaaaattgttaaaaacaatcaatcttttcatcacattatttttcatttaccgtatttttcg contains:
- the LOC128419215 gene encoding C3a anaphylatoxin chemotactic receptor-like; this encodes MDLLPFFQPDNDTDFPPPTNSDVFDYNWTEEWLLDPPSDNTHILPAMRMFSLTIYTITLLLGATGNGLVIFLTGFHMKKTVTTIWYLNLAVADFIFALCLSTEIAYVSLGYHWTLGRLMCKLNTVVPLLNMFASVFFLTAISADRYAAVVHPVWALNHRSLQLASLVAVFIWVAALALSIPYFSFRNTEELMDGTIHCIYSFHLQDEGSLRTHRLMVLAEFTLGFLIPFGIILACYCAIMIKLRGKIFGQFGRSFKIIVAVVMAFFFCWFPHHLFSILETLEDNSLQMQTTLDIGTPLAEGLVCLNSCLNPILYVFVGSDYKKTSRRSLFLAFKGAVNDKWAFTPSFPTNRTSSSTSGVESNMV
- the LOC128418460 gene encoding chemerin-like receptor 1; translated protein: MESTTALTNLPINNSYPDPSDLHYEYEYDEEAYMYEKTLQKRLNIVAMIIYSLAFLLGVIGNGLVIFITGFRMKRTVNTVWFLNLAIADFAFTFFLPLSIVYLALDFHWPFGLAICKLNSTLAFLNLYASVYLLTIISIDRFVSVFWPVWAQNHRTPRLASFVALGVWILALVLCSPNLYFRDTAQHHNDPKKTNCYSKYGSPQQHNAMIASRFIFGFFIPFNIIIVCYGAIVLKLRRNQLTESNKPFKVITAVIVAFFVCWLPYHIFSFIELKAREDVDLLLVLIIGVPLTTSLAFVNSCLNPILYAFMGHDFKERLRYSLFSAFESAFAEDSSQSLVTNKTRSSVELDSQGI